A window of Nicotiana tabacum cultivar K326 chromosome 24, ASM71507v2, whole genome shotgun sequence contains these coding sequences:
- the LOC107785095 gene encoding putative receptor-like protein kinase At4g39110 produces the protein MAIFLLFFFLFTTTPSLIFYVFAQSDFADTAPAKSFPSFTPKDNYLIDCGATSPTTLSGNKNFQPDQNTAKYLSYSGKDISASASENLTVPSNIYLNAKIFTTEATYTFHASSPGLHWIRLHFLPFKYNEYDLKTVKFSVQTDTLVLLRDIQFAKDEVIIKEFIVDVTNERYAIKFQPAKGSVAFINAIEFVTVPDKMLDTSVPVLFPVSQKFDLSKSNFVTMYRLNVGGPMLDSTNDTVGRNWLPDSKFRNNATGEEVSTQPSVINYPKSGGSPLIAPPTVYSSAVKMADSETTLPNFNISWTMDIDTAYSHLIRLHFCDIISKALNELYFNVYINDKMAISGLDLSSLTNHLATAFYKDFVVDSSMVSNRLVVRVSPVNDAQGFRNAILNGVEVFRMNNSVGSLDGEYGVDGKKQSGPSKTVAYVGFAMMFGAFIGLGAMAVKWQKRPQDWQKRNSFSSWLLPLHAGDTTFMSSASRKSQFFSSTMGGLGRYFSFAELSDATRNWDPTEIIGVGGFGNVYYGELDDGTKVAVKRGNPQSEQGINEFQTEIQMLSKLRHRHLVSLIGYCDESSEMILVYEFMENGPFRDHLYGKDMPPLTWKQRLDVCIGAARGLHYLHTGAATGIIHRDVKTTNILLDENFVAKMADFGLSKDGPTTDQTHVSTAVKGSFGYLDPEYFRTQQLTDKSDVFSFGVVLLEALCARPAINPALPREQVNLAEWAMQWKRKGLLDKVLDPTLVGQVNPESLKKFAEAAEKCLADYGVDRPTMGDVLWNLEYALQLQEASLQGKTEDENKATPVSPPIVAAAPAPAPVVVVSTTDNQQSRNLAEVQAVDDNSGTAMFAQFAALNGR, from the coding sequence ATGGCCATTTTCTTgttatttttcttccttttcaccACAACCCCATCTCTCATTTTTTATGTATTTGCTCAATCAGATTTTGCAGATACTGCACCTGCAAAATCTTTTCCCTCTTTTACCCCTAAAGATAATTATCTTATTGATTGTGGTGCAACTTCTCCTACTACCCTTTCAGGGAATAAAAATTTTCAACCTGACCAAAACACAGCCAAATATCTTTCTTATAGTGGTAAAGACATATCAGCTTCTGCTTCAGAAAATCTTACTGTCCCTTCAAATATTTACCTTAACGCAAAAATATTTACAACCGAAGCTACGTACACATTTCATGCAAGTAGTCCTGGATTACATTGGATCAGGCTACATTTCTTACCTTTTAAATACAACGAATACGATCTCAAAACAGTTAAATTCTCTGTTCAAACCGATACATTAGTCCTTCTCCGCGATATCCAATTCGCTAAAGATGAAGTCATTATCAAGGAATTTATTGTTGATGTAACAAATGAACGTTATGCTATTAAATTTCAACCAGCTAAAGGTTCTGTGGCGTTTATTAACGCCATTGAATTTGTTACTGTCCCTGATAAAATGCTTGATACTTCTGTACCTGTACTTTTCCCCGTGTCACAAAAATTTGATCTTTcgaaaagtaattttgtgacaaTGTATAGGCTTAATGTTGGTGGTCCAATGTTGGATTCAACGAACGATACTGTTGGTCGAAATTGGTTGCCTGATTCAAAATTTCGAAACAATGCAACTGGTGAAGAGGTATCTACACAACCTTCTGTTATTAACTATCCTAAATCAGGCGGTTCGCCATTAATTGCTCCACCAACAGTATATAGCTCTGCTGTAAAAATGGCTGACTCAGAAACTACACTTCCAAATTTTAATATATCTTGGACTATGGATATCGACACTGCATATTCTCACCTGATTCGTCTCCATTTCTGCGATATTATTAGCAAAGCGCTCAATGAGCTTTACTTTAATGTGTACATTAACGATAAAATGGCGATTTCTGGGCTAGATTTGTCATCATTAACAAATCATTTGGCCACAGCTTTTTACAAGGATTTTGTAGTAGATTCATCTATGGTATCAAACCGGCTCGTTGTACGTGTATCTCCTGTGAATGATGCACAAGGTTTTAGGAATGCAATTCTTAACGGCGTTGAGGTATTTCGGATGAATAATTCTGTGGGTAGTTTAGATGGGGAATATGGTGTTGATGGAAAAAAACAAAGTGGACCAAGTAAAACAGTGGCTTATGTTGGATTTGCAATGATGTTTGGAGCTTTTATAGGGTTAGGTGCAATGGCTGTTAAATGGCAAAAAAGACCACAAGATTGGCAAAAGAGGAATAGTTTCTCATCTTGGTTGCTTCCACTTCATGCTGGAGATACAACATTTATGTCATCAGCATCGCGAAAGAGTCAATTCTTCTCATCTACAATGGGGGGATTAGGTAGATATTTTAGTTTTGCTGAATTGTCAGATGCTACGAGGAATTGGGATCCAACTGAAATTATTGGTGTTGGCGGATTTGGAAATGTATATTATGGAGAACTTGACGATGGGACTAAAGTTGCAGTTAAGAGAGGCAATCCGCAATCTGAGCAAGGTATTAATGAATTCCAGACTGAAATTCAGATGTTGTCTAAGTTAAGGCATCGACATTTGGTGTCGTTGATTGGGTATTGTGATGAAAGTTCAGAGATGATATTGGTTTATGAGTTTATGGAAAATGGTCCTTTTAGAGATCATTTATATGGAAAAGATATGCCACCTTTAACTTGGAAGCAGAGGCTAGATGTATGTATTGGTGCTGCTCGCGGACTTCATTACCTGCACACGGGTGCAGCTACTGGTATTATACATAGAGATGTCAAAACTACTAACATTTTACTCGATGAGAATTTCGTTGCCAAGATGGCTGATTTTGGGCTATCGAAAGATGGACCAACAACGGATCAGACTCATGTGAGTACTGCTGTTAAGGGAAGTTTCGGATACTTAGATCCTGAGTATTTCAGGACACAACAGTTGACAGACAAATCTGATGTTTTCTCGTTTGGTGTGGTACTTCTTGAAGCATTATGTGCTCGTCCTGCTATTAATCCAGCGCTTCCAAGAGAGCAAGTGAATTTGGCAGAATGGGCAATGCAATGGAAGAGAAAAGGCTTATTAGACAAGGTACTTGATCCAACACTTGTAGGACAAGTTAATCCTGAGTCTTTGAAAAAATTTGCCGAAGCAGCAGAGAAATGCTTAGCGGATTATGGCGTTGATAGACCTACAATGGGTGATGTTTTGTGGAATTTGGAGTATGCATTGCAACTACAGGAAGCCTCATTACAAGGAAAAACGGAGGACGAAAACAAAGCTACACCAGTTTCTCCTCCTATTGTCGCCGCTGCTCCAGCTCCAGCtcctgttgttgttgtttccactACTGATAACCAACAAAGTAGAAATCTTGCTGAAGTTCAAGCTGTTGATGATAATTCAGGGACAGCAATGTTTGCTCAATTTGCTGCTCTAAATGGCAGATAA